The Hymenobacter chitinivorans DSM 11115 genome contains a region encoding:
- a CDS encoding response regulator, producing the protein MSTAELAPSILLVEDDQMDIMNVQRELRKHDINVPLHIAKNGREALSLLKGEGGQNQIQKPSVVMLDINMPRMNGLELLEALRSDPEFVGLNVFIMTTSDLETDRLKARDLAVSGYIIKPLNFDQFGEGGSTVDGFSLFLDLLRLKD; encoded by the coding sequence ATGTCAACCGCCGAACTTGCCCCCAGCATTCTGCTCGTCGAAGACGACCAGATGGACATCATGAATGTGCAGCGGGAGTTACGCAAACACGATATCAACGTCCCCCTGCACATTGCCAAAAACGGCCGTGAAGCCCTGTCCCTGCTCAAGGGGGAAGGCGGGCAGAACCAGATTCAGAAGCCCAGTGTGGTTATGCTCGACATCAACATGCCCCGCATGAATGGCCTGGAGCTGCTGGAAGCCCTGCGTTCCGACCCCGAATTCGTGGGCCTAAACGTGTTCATCATGACCACCTCCGACCTGGAAACCGACCGCCTCAAAGCCCGGGACCTAGCCGTGAGCGGCTACATCATCAAGCCCCTGAACTTCGACCAGTTCGGCGAAGGCGGCTCTACCGTCGACGGCTTCAGCCTCTTCCTAGACCTGCTCCGCCTGAAGGATTAA
- a CDS encoding sensor histidine kinase, whose protein sequence is MKLKLSTKLFAGFLVISALFALVVFVNYQLSRQVLRNSERVQSSQLITAEASALFRNIIDMESGFRGYMLIGSEAVLQPYYQGEQELLQQFSALRNQIAADDPQYARIVRIQRLYHQWSAYSHLLISEKREARRRNPDQVGMQGMVHRNLAESLTGKQIMDQIRVLFAGFERTELADRDKVRQKLEDSIRQTRLISIIVTVLAIGIGLLWASYITRLIARRIEMMVGLSTQIATGDYNTRIHDPEQDELSELADSLNVMARTIDSTINQLERRNQELDQFAYVVSHDLKAPLRGIESASRWIEEDMGQDVPDHIREFLVLMRTRVHRMENLISGILDLARIGRTKQADERINVRELLNEIVDSLAPPPGFRVELPTYLPTIMSNRVQLQQVFTNLISNALKYHDRPEQGVVRIGCREDRQQYTFSIADNGPGIDPEYHERIFVIFQTLVERDTLESTGVGLAIVKKIVERQGGTIHVESTEGQGATFTFTWPKERALQAERRNASAQTAPKTV, encoded by the coding sequence ATGAAGCTCAAGCTTTCCACCAAACTTTTTGCTGGTTTCCTGGTCATTTCGGCCTTGTTTGCCCTGGTCGTGTTCGTCAACTACCAGCTCTCGCGCCAAGTGCTGCGCAACTCCGAGCGGGTGCAGTCCTCCCAGCTGATTACAGCCGAAGCCTCGGCCCTGTTCCGCAATATCATTGATATGGAATCCGGCTTCCGGGGCTACATGCTCATTGGCAGCGAGGCCGTGCTCCAGCCTTATTATCAGGGTGAGCAGGAACTGCTCCAGCAGTTTTCGGCCTTGCGCAACCAAATTGCTGCCGACGACCCGCAGTATGCCCGCATCGTCCGGATTCAGCGCCTCTACCACCAGTGGTCCGCCTACTCCCACCTGTTGATTAGTGAGAAGCGCGAAGCCCGCCGCCGCAACCCCGACCAGGTCGGGATGCAGGGCATGGTGCACCGCAACCTGGCCGAAAGCCTGACCGGCAAGCAGATTATGGACCAGATCCGGGTGCTGTTTGCCGGCTTCGAGCGCACCGAGCTGGCCGACCGCGACAAGGTGCGGCAAAAGCTGGAAGACAGCATCCGCCAAACCCGCCTGATTTCGATTATCGTCACGGTGCTGGCCATCGGCATCGGCTTGCTCTGGGCATCTTACATCACCCGCCTCATTGCCCGCCGCATCGAAATGATGGTGGGCCTCTCGACCCAGATTGCCACTGGCGACTACAACACCCGCATTCATGATCCGGAGCAGGACGAGCTCAGTGAGCTGGCCGACTCGCTCAACGTCATGGCCCGCACCATCGACTCGACCATCAACCAGCTGGAGCGCCGCAACCAGGAGCTCGACCAGTTTGCCTACGTCGTGTCGCATGACCTGAAAGCGCCGTTGCGGGGCATCGAAAGCGCCTCCCGCTGGATTGAGGAAGACATGGGCCAGGATGTGCCCGACCACATCCGGGAGTTTCTGGTACTGATGCGGACGCGGGTGCACCGCATGGAAAATCTGATTAGCGGCATCCTGGATTTGGCCCGCATCGGGCGCACTAAGCAGGCCGATGAGCGCATCAACGTGCGGGAGCTGCTCAATGAAATCGTGGACTCCCTGGCCCCGCCGCCCGGCTTCCGGGTAGAGCTGCCCACGTATCTGCCCACGATAATGTCGAACCGGGTACAGCTCCAGCAAGTATTTACCAACCTGATCAGCAACGCCCTCAAATACCACGACCGGCCCGAGCAGGGTGTAGTACGCATTGGCTGCCGCGAAGACCGTCAGCAGTATACCTTCTCCATCGCCGACAACGGCCCCGGCATCGACCCGGAGTATCACGAGCGGATTTTCGTCATTTTCCAGACCCTGGTGGAGCGTGACACGCTGGAAAGCACCGGCGTGGGCCTGGCTATCGTCAAGAAAATTGTGGAGCGTCAGGGCGGCACCATCCACGTCGAATCCACAGAAGGCCAGGGCGCTACCTTCACCTTTACCTGGCCCAAGGAGCGCGCCCTGCAGGCTGAGCGCCGCAATGCGTCCGCCCAAACGGCACCTAAAACCGTCTGA
- a CDS encoding CZB domain-containing protein codes for MNLDIKQDFETAMLKHVLFKSKLRSFLYGSALAEGPARDPDQCSLGVWIAERRRSAWGSVPEWAALDRTHRQVHQQANALMDMYLQGFTEQAREGLTDLLPLTDRITDLLQTIQSKLRTPR; via the coding sequence ATGAATTTAGATATCAAACAGGACTTTGAAACGGCCATGCTCAAGCATGTGCTGTTCAAGTCCAAGCTCCGCTCCTTCCTCTACGGCAGCGCCCTGGCCGAAGGTCCGGCCCGCGACCCGGACCAGTGCAGCCTCGGCGTCTGGATTGCCGAGCGCCGCCGCAGCGCCTGGGGCTCCGTGCCCGAGTGGGCCGCCCTCGACCGGACCCACCGCCAGGTGCACCAGCAGGCCAATGCCCTCATGGATATGTACCTGCAGGGCTTTACCGAGCAGGCCCGCGAAGGCCTCACCGACCTGCTGCCCCTCACCGACCGAATCACGGACCTGCTGCAAACTATCCAGAGCAAGCTGCGTACGCCTCGCTAA
- the gcvT gene encoding glycine cleavage system aminomethyltransferase GcvT, protein MAEELKTVVLNDVHQQLGAKMVPFAGYNMPVRYSSDLEEHRTVRRAVGIFDVSHMGEFRVRGPQALELIQRVTSNDASKLTDGKAQYSCLPNQDGGIVDDLLVYKLADEDYMLVVNASNIDKDWNWISQFNTGGAELENISDQTSLFAVQGPKAADALQSLTDADLKSIPYYSFVQGTFAGAPNVIISATGYTGAGGFELYIPNEHAQQVWDKIMEAGQPFGLKPIGLGARDTLRLEMGFSLYGNDIDDSTSPLEAGLGWITKFTKDFTNSGNLKAQKEQGVSRKLVAFLMDGAGIPRSHYELVNEAGEKIGEVTSGTQSPSLSKGIGLGYVKTEFSAPGSQIFVQVRGKNFPATVVKLPFVKGTEEA, encoded by the coding sequence ATGGCCGAAGAACTCAAAACCGTTGTCCTCAATGACGTGCACCAGCAGCTGGGTGCCAAAATGGTCCCCTTTGCCGGGTACAACATGCCCGTGCGCTACTCCTCCGACCTGGAAGAGCACCGCACCGTGCGCCGCGCCGTGGGCATTTTCGACGTGTCGCACATGGGCGAGTTCCGGGTGCGCGGCCCCCAGGCCCTGGAGTTGATTCAGCGCGTGACCAGCAACGACGCCAGCAAGCTCACCGACGGCAAGGCCCAGTATTCCTGCCTGCCCAACCAGGACGGCGGCATCGTGGACGACCTGCTGGTGTATAAGCTGGCCGACGAAGACTACATGCTGGTGGTAAACGCCTCCAACATTGACAAGGACTGGAACTGGATCAGCCAGTTCAATACCGGCGGGGCCGAGCTGGAAAACATTTCGGACCAGACCAGCCTGTTTGCCGTGCAGGGTCCCAAAGCCGCCGACGCGCTGCAGAGCCTGACCGACGCTGACCTGAAGAGCATTCCGTACTACTCGTTTGTGCAGGGCACGTTTGCCGGGGCCCCGAACGTCATCATCTCGGCCACGGGCTACACCGGGGCCGGCGGCTTCGAGCTGTATATCCCGAATGAGCACGCCCAGCAGGTGTGGGACAAGATTATGGAGGCGGGTCAGCCCTTTGGCCTGAAACCCATCGGGCTGGGCGCGCGCGACACGCTGCGGCTGGAAATGGGCTTCTCGCTGTATGGCAACGACATTGACGACTCGACTTCCCCGCTGGAAGCCGGCCTAGGCTGGATTACCAAGTTTACCAAGGACTTTACCAACTCCGGCAACCTGAAGGCCCAGAAGGAGCAGGGCGTGAGCCGCAAGCTGGTGGCCTTCCTGATGGACGGGGCCGGGATTCCGCGCAGCCACTACGAGCTGGTGAACGAGGCCGGGGAGAAAATCGGGGAGGTGACTTCCGGTACCCAGTCGCCGTCGTTGAGCAAGGGCATCGGGCTGGGCTACGTGAAAACCGAGTTTAGCGCGCCCGGTAGTCAGATTTTCGTGCAGGTGCGGGGCAAGAACTTCCCTGCTACGGTGGTGAAACTGCCGTTTGTGAAAGGCACGGAAGAGGCGTAA
- a CDS encoding 2-phosphosulfolactate phosphatase — translation MPSVDICFSPELLPLYRLEGKVAVVVDILRATSSIVTALAAGVTDIVPCSELDECRAWAAAGYLTAAERDGRQAEGFDLGNSPFGYLDGVLPVRGRGVAITTTNGTRALHLSLAADAVIIGAFLNLAAVAEFVRAQNKDVVVVCAGWKGMFNLEDTVFGGALAERLAADFDTASSDATLAALHLWQQAKPDLADYLLASAHVRRLNSLEANQDFEYCVQLDTHSVLPIWREGRLVVNA, via the coding sequence ATGCCCTCAGTTGATATTTGCTTTAGTCCGGAGCTGTTGCCGTTGTACCGCTTGGAAGGGAAGGTGGCCGTGGTGGTGGATATTCTGCGGGCTACTTCCTCGATTGTGACGGCCCTGGCGGCGGGCGTGACGGATATTGTGCCCTGTAGCGAGCTGGACGAGTGCCGGGCGTGGGCGGCGGCAGGTTACCTGACGGCAGCGGAGCGCGACGGGCGGCAGGCCGAGGGCTTTGATCTGGGCAATTCCCCGTTTGGCTACCTCGATGGGGTGCTGCCGGTGCGGGGCCGGGGCGTGGCCATCACGACCACCAACGGAACCCGGGCGCTGCATCTTTCCCTGGCCGCTGATGCCGTGATAATAGGCGCTTTTCTGAATCTGGCGGCCGTGGCCGAATTTGTGCGGGCCCAGAACAAGGATGTGGTGGTGGTGTGCGCCGGCTGGAAGGGGATGTTCAACCTCGAAGACACCGTGTTTGGCGGGGCCCTGGCCGAGCGGCTGGCCGCTGATTTCGACACGGCGAGCAGCGACGCAACGCTGGCGGCCCTGCATCTGTGGCAGCAGGCCAAGCCCGATCTGGCGGATTACCTGCTGGCATCGGCGCACGTGCGGCGGCTCAACTCGTTGGAGGCCAACCAGGATTTTGAGTACTGCGTGCAGCTCGATACCCATTCGGTGCTGCCCATCTGGCGGGAGGGGCGACTGGTGGTCAATGCTTAG
- a CDS encoding nucleotide pyrophosphohydrolase has translation MSIEEAQQTVDTWIQTTGVRYFNELTNMAMLTEEVGEVARIIARQYGEQSFKDSDKDKVLADELADVLFVVICLANQTGVNLTEALQRNLEKKTQRDATRHQQNEKLR, from the coding sequence ATGTCCATCGAAGAAGCCCAACAAACCGTTGATACCTGGATTCAGACCACCGGGGTGCGGTATTTCAATGAGCTGACCAACATGGCCATGCTCACCGAGGAAGTCGGGGAAGTCGCCCGCATCATTGCCCGCCAGTACGGAGAGCAGTCCTTCAAGGATTCCGACAAAGACAAAGTGCTGGCCGACGAGCTGGCTGACGTGCTCTTTGTCGTCATCTGTTTGGCCAACCAAACCGGCGTCAACCTCACGGAAGCCTTGCAGCGCAACCTGGAAAAGAAAACCCAGCGCGACGCCACCCGTCACCAGCAAAACGAGAAGCTCCGCTAG
- the dtd gene encoding D-aminoacyl-tRNA deacylase, whose protein sequence is MRVVIQRVSQASVTVEGRITGQIGPGLLVLAGFAPDDTTQSLDWIARKLVQMRIFGDEDGKMNRSVQDIGGQVLVVSQFTLLADARKGNRPSYTGAAPPPVAIPLYEQFVRMLEQLLGQPVPTGEFGADMKVELLNDGPVTIVLDSPER, encoded by the coding sequence ATGCGAGTAGTCATTCAACGCGTCAGCCAGGCCAGCGTCACCGTCGAAGGCCGCATTACCGGCCAGATTGGCCCCGGCCTGCTGGTGCTGGCCGGCTTTGCCCCCGACGACACCACCCAATCCCTCGACTGGATTGCCCGCAAGCTGGTGCAAATGCGCATTTTCGGCGACGAGGACGGCAAGATGAACCGCAGCGTCCAGGACATTGGCGGCCAGGTGCTGGTCGTGAGCCAATTCACCCTCCTGGCCGACGCCCGCAAAGGCAACCGCCCCAGCTACACCGGCGCCGCCCCGCCCCCCGTCGCCATTCCCCTCTACGAGCAGTTCGTCCGCATGCTCGAGCAGCTCCTGGGTCAACCCGTCCCCACCGGCGAATTCGGCGCCGACATGAAAGTGGAGCTTCTAAACGACGGCCCCGTCACCATCGTCCTGGACTCCCCGGAGCGGTGA
- the mltG gene encoding endolytic transglycosylase MltG gives MLLLLAGGFGGFKAWQLLWKPNVAPSAFGPAYLYIRTGASYQAVLDSLEKHELLRDPESFRQVAQWRDYPAHVRPGRYLLTPDLGNSALLDKLSQGPQDTVAFTLDAFKYKPQLVRQVARQLEADSGQLRRLLNDNGLLLRRYHLDTTTILTMFLPGPYKFEWNTSAAQFLDSAAAVHGRFWTPQRRQRADSLGLTPTQVHVLASIVQRETSEPTDKPIIAGVYLNRLKHGMRLQADPTLLWAIGNFGVKRVLNKDKLVDSPYNTYKHKGLPPGPITSANRSTLNAVLKPTAHQYYFFCARPDHSGFSDFAATYADHKRNARKYQHTLDSLKILR, from the coding sequence TTGCTGCTGCTGCTGGCCGGTGGCTTCGGGGGCTTTAAGGCCTGGCAGCTGCTGTGGAAGCCCAACGTGGCCCCGTCGGCCTTTGGCCCGGCCTACCTCTACATCCGCACCGGGGCTTCCTACCAGGCCGTACTGGATTCGTTGGAGAAGCACGAGCTGCTGCGCGACCCGGAAAGCTTCCGGCAAGTAGCCCAGTGGCGCGACTACCCCGCCCATGTGCGCCCCGGCCGCTACCTGCTCACGCCGGATTTGGGCAATTCCGCTTTGCTTGACAAACTCAGTCAGGGACCCCAGGACACGGTAGCCTTCACCCTCGACGCCTTTAAGTACAAGCCCCAGCTCGTGCGCCAGGTAGCCCGGCAGCTCGAAGCCGACTCCGGCCAGCTGCGCCGCTTGCTCAACGACAACGGCCTGCTGCTGCGCCGCTACCACCTCGACACGACCACCATCCTGACCATGTTCCTGCCCGGGCCCTACAAGTTTGAGTGGAACACCTCGGCCGCTCAGTTTCTGGACTCGGCCGCGGCCGTGCACGGTCGGTTCTGGACGCCCCAGCGCCGGCAGCGGGCCGATTCGCTGGGCCTCACACCCACCCAGGTGCACGTACTGGCCAGCATCGTGCAGCGCGAAACCTCCGAGCCCACCGACAAGCCCATCATTGCCGGCGTCTACCTCAACCGCCTCAAGCACGGCATGCGCCTGCAGGCCGACCCCACCCTGCTCTGGGCCATCGGCAACTTCGGGGTGAAGCGGGTGCTCAACAAGGACAAGCTCGTGGACTCGCCCTACAACACCTATAAGCACAAAGGCCTGCCGCCCGGCCCCATCACCTCGGCCAACCGTAGCACCCTGAACGCCGTGCTCAAGCCCACGGCCCACCAGTACTACTTCTTCTGCGCCCGACCCGACCACAGCGGCTTCTCCGACTTCGCCGCAACCTACGCCGACCACAAGCGCAACGCCCGCAAGTACCAGCACACCCTCGACAGCCTGAAGATTCTGCGCTAA
- a CDS encoding class I SAM-dependent methyltransferase, with product MSSAKEQFDRQAAHYNTQWNTWSEELLRWLLEHAQAQPTDTVLDVATGTGFTALAFAPHVHAVVGLDVSTGMLAEARKRQQEQGISNVTWQEGPAEALPFPDASFSIVTCRVAPHHFDSVPQFLAEVRRVLQPGGRFLLADTCVPDNQPELNEWQNYVEKLRDPSHARNLEPREWRAAIEEAGLQVETVAEAAPDGAMQLNDWLTKAGCTGETAEVVRQEFQNASAQARQQFQIRELPGADFTFVWQRVVAKAVKP from the coding sequence ATGTCTTCTGCCAAAGAACAGTTTGACCGCCAGGCCGCGCACTACAACACCCAGTGGAACACCTGGAGTGAAGAGTTGCTGCGGTGGCTGCTGGAGCACGCCCAGGCCCAACCCACCGATACGGTGCTGGACGTAGCCACGGGCACCGGTTTCACGGCCCTGGCTTTTGCCCCGCACGTGCACGCAGTAGTGGGCCTGGATGTATCGACGGGGATGCTGGCCGAAGCCCGCAAGCGGCAGCAGGAACAGGGAATATCTAACGTAACCTGGCAGGAAGGCCCGGCCGAAGCACTGCCGTTCCCGGACGCCTCGTTCAGCATCGTAACCTGCCGGGTGGCGCCCCACCATTTCGACTCGGTGCCGCAGTTTCTGGCCGAAGTGCGGCGGGTGCTGCAGCCCGGTGGCCGGTTTCTGCTGGCCGATACCTGCGTGCCCGACAATCAGCCGGAGCTCAACGAGTGGCAGAATTACGTGGAAAAGCTCCGGGACCCGTCGCACGCCCGCAACCTGGAGCCCCGGGAGTGGCGCGCCGCCATTGAAGAGGCCGGCCTGCAAGTGGAAACGGTGGCAGAAGCCGCCCCCGACGGAGCCATGCAGCTCAACGACTGGCTGACCAAAGCCGGCTGCACCGGGGAAACAGCCGAAGTGGTCCGCCAAGAGTTCCAAAACGCTTCGGCCCAGGCCCGGCAGCAGTTTCAGATTCGGGAGCTTCCGGGCGCAGACTTTACCTTTGTCTGGCAACGGGTGGTGGCCAAGGCCGTTAAGCCCTAA
- a CDS encoding helix-turn-helix domain-containing protein, with translation MKLRELRQERGFTPAELARACDVSVSYLNEIEKGKKYPKADKILSLSKVLEVSYDQLTSLTLSRKLEPISELLQSDLLKEFPLEMFGLDPVRIVELISDAPAKMNAFIGTLFEIARNYEMRQEHFFLAALRSYQEMHDNYFEELEQDVRTFIGQEKLMVAAPFATRQLERVLTEKYGYTVDRTKLGEYASLGRLRSVFQPKTKRLLLRPGLTRAQEAFVLGRELAFNYLNLRERPYVNASFPVRSFDEVLNNFKASYFAGALLMEEENLTRDFQKLFAGKKWDPSAFLDLITKYDVSPEMFMQRITNLLPRHFGLQSLFFLRFDQANAKAGFLLTKELHLSRLHNPHGNELHEHYCRRWVSLRLISELRQEPLSGTPNTAISAQRSHYFGTDDEYLCLTLARAGAPDEPAVSVTVGLLCDDNLKQKVSFLDDPAIPVRIVNETCERCAIYDCEVRAAAPIEIERKQRTQEIEAAIATLVNGG, from the coding sequence TTGAAACTGCGCGAGCTGCGGCAGGAACGCGGCTTTACTCCCGCCGAGCTAGCCCGAGCCTGCGACGTGTCGGTGTCGTACCTGAATGAAATAGAGAAGGGCAAGAAGTATCCCAAAGCCGATAAAATACTGAGCCTCAGCAAAGTGCTGGAAGTAAGCTACGACCAGCTGACCTCTCTGACCCTGAGCCGCAAGCTGGAGCCCATTTCCGAGCTGCTGCAGTCGGATTTGCTCAAGGAGTTTCCCCTGGAAATGTTCGGACTGGACCCGGTGCGCATCGTGGAGCTGATTTCGGACGCCCCGGCCAAGATGAACGCCTTCATCGGGACGCTGTTCGAAATTGCCCGCAACTACGAAATGCGGCAGGAGCACTTCTTTCTGGCGGCCCTGCGCTCCTACCAGGAGATGCACGACAACTACTTCGAGGAGCTGGAGCAGGACGTGCGGACCTTCATTGGCCAGGAAAAGCTGATGGTGGCCGCACCCTTCGCCACCCGGCAGCTGGAGCGGGTCCTGACCGAGAAATACGGCTACACCGTGGACCGCACCAAGCTGGGTGAATACGCCAGCCTGGGCCGGCTCCGGTCGGTATTTCAGCCCAAAACCAAGCGCCTGCTGCTGCGCCCCGGCCTGACGCGGGCCCAGGAGGCCTTCGTGCTGGGCCGGGAATTGGCCTTCAACTACCTGAATCTGCGGGAGCGGCCCTACGTGAATGCCTCCTTCCCGGTGCGCAGCTTCGACGAGGTGCTCAACAACTTCAAGGCGTCCTACTTTGCCGGGGCCCTGCTCATGGAAGAGGAAAACCTGACCCGGGACTTTCAAAAGCTGTTTGCCGGCAAAAAGTGGGACCCGTCGGCCTTTCTGGACCTGATAACCAAGTATGACGTGTCGCCGGAGATGTTCATGCAGCGCATCACCAATCTGCTGCCCCGGCACTTCGGCCTGCAGAGCCTGTTCTTTCTGCGCTTCGACCAGGCCAATGCCAAAGCGGGCTTCTTGCTGACCAAGGAGCTGCACCTCTCCCGCCTGCACAACCCCCACGGCAACGAGCTGCATGAGCACTACTGCCGCCGCTGGGTGTCGTTGCGCCTGATTTCGGAGCTGCGCCAGGAGCCGCTTTCGGGTACGCCCAATACCGCCATTTCGGCCCAACGCTCCCACTATTTCGGCACCGACGACGAGTACCTCTGCCTGACCCTGGCCCGGGCCGGCGCCCCCGACGAGCCCGCCGTGAGCGTCACCGTGGGCCTGCTCTGCGACGACAACCTCAAGCAGAAAGTCAGCTTCCTCGACGACCCGGCCATTCCGGTGCGCATCGTGAACGAAACCTGTGAGCGGTGCGCCATCTACGACTGCGAAGTGCGGGCCGCCGCCCCCATCGAAATCGAGCGGAAGCAGCGCACCCAGGAAATCGAAGCCGCCATTGCTACGCTGGTCAATGGGGGGTAG
- the aceB gene encoding malate synthase A, with translation MSPFAEPQTLVSPPAYLTPERVKVVGAYSPEFAEILTPSALAFVAELHRRFDRTRRELLLRRETRQRDFEAGILPDFLPETQMIRDKPWTVAPVPADLQDRRVEITGPVERKMIINALNSGAKVFMADLEDSNSPTWSNVIEGQRNLRDAVRRTISLSTPTKEYKLNEQTATLVVRPRGWHLVEKHVLVDGEPISASMFDFGLYFFHNAHELCSRGSAPYYYLPKIESHLEARLWNDIFGFAQWSLKMPKCTIKATVLIETLPAAFELNEILYELREHSAGLNCGRWDYIFSYIKRLGLKPEFRLPDRAQVTMTVPFMAAYSQLVIQTCHRRGVHAIGGMAAQIPIKNDPEANEAALEKVRLDKVREARNGHDGTWVAHPGLVPVALAVFDELMPQPNQIDNKREDVKVTAADLVQAPQGTITEDGLKLNIDVAIQYIEAWLGGNGCVPIYNLMEDAATAEISRAQVWQWLHTPGTTLADGREITVELYRSYVPQQLEKIRALVGEQRYSGGQYLQAARLFDSLVTSEKFVEFLTVPAYEQLPG, from the coding sequence ATGTCACCTTTCGCTGAGCCCCAAACCCTGGTTTCTCCCCCCGCCTACCTCACGCCCGAACGGGTGAAAGTGGTGGGTGCCTATTCACCCGAGTTTGCCGAAATCCTGACGCCCTCGGCCCTGGCTTTCGTGGCCGAGCTGCACCGCCGCTTCGACCGGACCCGCCGGGAGCTGCTCCTGCGCCGCGAAACCCGGCAGCGCGACTTCGAGGCCGGCATCCTGCCCGACTTTCTGCCCGAAACCCAAATGATTCGGGACAAGCCCTGGACCGTGGCGCCCGTACCCGCCGACTTGCAGGACCGCCGGGTGGAAATCACCGGGCCCGTGGAGCGCAAGATGATTATCAATGCCCTGAACTCGGGGGCCAAGGTGTTCATGGCCGATTTGGAAGACTCTAACTCCCCGACTTGGAGTAACGTCATCGAGGGGCAGCGCAACCTGCGCGACGCCGTGCGCCGGACCATTTCGCTCAGCACCCCGACCAAGGAGTACAAGCTCAACGAGCAAACCGCCACGCTGGTCGTGCGGCCCCGGGGCTGGCACCTGGTGGAGAAGCACGTACTAGTGGACGGGGAGCCTATCAGCGCGTCCATGTTTGACTTCGGGCTGTACTTTTTCCACAACGCCCACGAGCTGTGCAGCCGCGGCAGCGCTCCGTATTACTACCTGCCCAAAATTGAAAGTCACCTCGAAGCCCGGCTCTGGAACGATATCTTTGGCTTTGCGCAATGGTCGTTGAAAATGCCCAAGTGCACCATCAAGGCCACGGTGCTGATTGAAACCCTGCCGGCGGCCTTCGAGCTCAACGAAATCCTGTATGAGCTGCGGGAGCACAGTGCGGGCCTGAATTGCGGGCGCTGGGACTATATTTTCTCCTACATCAAGCGCCTGGGGCTGAAGCCCGAATTCCGGTTGCCCGACCGTGCCCAGGTCACGATGACGGTGCCGTTTATGGCCGCTTATTCCCAGCTCGTCATCCAGACCTGCCACCGCCGCGGGGTGCACGCCATCGGGGGTATGGCCGCCCAGATTCCGATTAAGAACGACCCCGAAGCCAACGAGGCAGCTCTTGAGAAAGTCCGGCTCGATAAGGTGCGTGAGGCCCGGAACGGCCACGACGGCACCTGGGTGGCTCATCCCGGCCTGGTACCGGTGGCCTTGGCCGTGTTCGACGAGCTGATGCCCCAGCCTAACCAGATTGACAACAAGCGCGAGGATGTGAAAGTAACCGCCGCCGACCTGGTGCAAGCACCCCAGGGCACGATTACCGAGGACGGGCTGAAGCTCAACATCGATGTGGCCATTCAGTACATCGAGGCCTGGCTGGGCGGCAACGGCTGCGTGCCGATTTATAATCTGATGGAAGACGCGGCTACGGCCGAAATTAGTCGGGCCCAGGTGTGGCAGTGGCTGCACACGCCGGGTACCACATTGGCCGACGGCCGCGAAATTACCGTGGAGCTGTACCGGTCGTACGTGCCCCAGCAGCTGGAGAAAATCCGGGCTCTGGTAGGGGAGCAGCGCTACTCCGGCGGCCAGTATCTGCAAGCCGCCCGGTTGTTCGACAGCTTGGTGACCAGTGAGAAGTTCGTCGAGTTTTTGACCGTGCCGGCCTACGAGCAGCTGCCGGGCTAA